A genomic stretch from Microcebus murinus isolate Inina chromosome 19, M.murinus_Inina_mat1.0, whole genome shotgun sequence includes:
- the NHERF2 gene encoding Na(+)/H(+) exchange regulatory cofactor NHE-RF2 isoform X3: MAAPDALRPRLCRLVRGEQGYGFHLHGEKGRRGQFIRRVEPGSPAEAAALRAGDRLVEVNGVNVEGETHHQVVQRIRAVEGRTQLLVVDKDTDEELRRRQLTCTEEMAQLGLPPAQDPWEPKPDWARAGSLGSDAGKKDVNGSPRELRPRLCHLRKGPQGYGFNLHSDKSRPGQYIRSVDPGSPAAHSGLRAQDRLIEVNGQNVEGLRHAEVVASIKAREDEARLLVVDPETDEHFKRLRVTPTSEHVEGPLPSPVTNGTSPAQLNGGSACSSRSDLPGSDKDTEDGSAWKRDPFQESGLHLSPTAAEAKEKARATRVNKRAPQMDWNRKREIFSNF, from the exons ATGGCCGCGCCGGACGCGCTGCGGCCGCGCCTGTGCCGCCTGGTGCGCGGCGAGCAGGGCTACGGCTTCCACCTGCACGGCGAGAAGGGCCGTCGCGGGCAGTTCATCCGGCGCGTGGAGCCGGGCTCCCCCGCCGAAGCGGCCGCGCTGCGCGCCGGGGACCGCCTGGTCGAGGTCAACGGCGTCAACGTGGAGGGCGAGACGCACCACCAG gtgGTGCAGAGGATCAGGGCTGTGGAGGGGCGCACACAGCTGCTGGTGGTGGACAAGGACACCGATGAGGAGCTGCGCCGGCGGCAGCTGACCTGCACCGAGGAGATGGCCCAGCTGGGGCTCCCGCCGGCCCAGGACCCCTGGGAGCCCAAGCCGGACTGGGCACGTGCGGGCAGTCTGGGCTCCGATGCTGGCAAGAAG gatgtcaatgGGTCCCCAAGGGAGCTGCGCCCTCGGCTCTGCCATCTGCGGAAGGGACCTCAGGGCTACGGGTTCAACCTGCACAGTGACAAGTCCCGGCCCGGCCAGTACATCCGCTCTGTGGACCCAGGCTCCCCTGCGGCCCACTCTGGCCTCCGTGCCCAGGACCGGCTTATCGAG GTGAACGGGCAGAACGTGGAGGGGCTGCGCCACGCCGAGGTGGTTGCCAGCATCAAGGCGCGGGAGGATGAGGCCCGGCTGCTGGTGGTGGACCCCGAGACAGACGAGCACTTCAAGCGGCTCCGGGTCACACCCACCTCGGAGCACGTGGAAG GTCCACTGCCGTCACCAGTCACCAACGGGACCAGCCCTGCCCAG CTCAACGGGGGCTCAGCGTGCTCATCCCGAAGTGACCTGCCTGGCTCAGACAAGGACACTGAG GATGGCAGTGCCTGGAAGCGAGACCCCTTCCAGGAGAGCGGCCTCCACCTGAGCCCCACGGCGGCCGAGGCCAAGGAGAAGGCTCGAGCCACACGCGTCAACAAGCGGGCGCCGCAGATGGACTGGAACCGCAAGCGTGAGATCTTCAGCAACTTCTGA
- the NTHL1 gene encoding endonuclease III-like protein 1 isoform X2, with protein sequence MCSPQESGMNAMSTRMVTRSRTRGPGARPRAGGEDSAPLGKGEAAAEGRKRHSPVKHQQKPQRLHVAYEALDGEKGEGSEPFKVPTWEPQDWQQQLVNIRTMRSKKDAPVDQLGAEHCYDASAPPKVRRYQVLLSLMLSSQTKDQVTAGAMQRLRARGLTVDSILQTDDSTLGKLIYPVGFWRNKVKYIKQTSAILQQRYGGDIPASVPELVALPGVGPKMAHLAMAVAWGTVSGIAVDTHVHRITNRLRWTKKPTKSPEETRVALEEWLPRELWSEINGLLVGFGQQTCLPVHPRCQACLNQSLCPAARGL encoded by the exons ATGTGTAGTCCGCAGGAGTCCGGCATGAACGCTATGAGCACGAGGATGGTGACCAGAAGCCGGACCCGGGGACCCGGGGCCCgaccgcgggcgggcggggaggatTCTGCGCCGCTCGGGAAGGGAGAGGCGGCTGCAG AAGGAAGGAAACGCCACAGCCCTGTGAAGCACCAGCAGAAACCACAGAGACTGCATGTGGCCTACGAGGCCTTGGATGGTGAGAAAGGTGAGGGGTCCGAGCCCTTCAAGGTGCCCACCTGGGAGCCCCAggactggcagcagcagctggtCAACATTCGTACCATGAGGAGCAAGAAGGATGCACCTGTAGACCAGCTGGGGGCTGAGCACTGCTATGATGCCAGCGCCCCCCCAAAG GTGCGGAGGTACCAGGTGCTGCTGTCGCTGATGCTCTCCAGCCAGACCAAAGACCAGGTGACGGCAGGCGCCATGCAGCGGCTGCGGGCCCGGGGCCTGACGGTAGACAGCATCCTGCAGACCGATGACAGCACGCTGGGCAAGCTCATCTACCCCGTAGGCTTCTGGAGG AACAAAGTGAAGTACATCAAGCAGACCAGTGCCATCCTGCAGCAGCGCTATGGCGGGGACATCCCGGCCTCTGTGCCAGAGCTGGTGGCGCTGCCCGGTGTTGGGCCCAAGATGGCGCACTTGGCTATGGCTGTGGCCTGGGGCACCGTGTCAGGCATCG CGGTggacacacacgtgcacagaatCACCAACCGACTTCGGTGGACCAAGAAGCCAACCAAGTCCCCAGAGGAGACCCGAGTCGCCCTGGAGGAGTGGCTGCCCAG GGAGCTGTGGAGCGAGATCAACGGCCTGTTGGTGGGCTTTGGCCAGCAGACCTGCCTGCCTGTGCACCCTCGCTGCCAGGCCTGCCTCAACCAGTCCCTGTGCCCGGCCGCCCGGGGCCTCTGA
- the NTHL1 gene encoding endonuclease III-like protein 1 isoform X3 has protein sequence MCSPQESGMNAMSTRMVTRSRTRGPGARPRAGGEDSAPLGKGEAAAGRKRHSPVKHQQKPQRLHVAYEALDGEKGEGSEPFKVPTWEPQDWQQQLVNIRTMRSKKDAPVDQLGAEHCYDASAPPKQVRRYQVLLSLMLSSQTKDQVTAGAMQRLRARGLTVDSILQTDDSTLGKLIYPVGFWRNKVKYIKQTSAILQQRYGGDIPASVPELVALPGVGPKMAHLAMAVAWGTVSGIAVDTHVHRITNRLRWTKKPTKSPEETRVALEEWLPRELWSEINGLLVGFGQQTCLPVHPRCQACLNQSLCPAARGL, from the exons ATGTGTAGTCCGCAGGAGTCCGGCATGAACGCTATGAGCACGAGGATGGTGACCAGAAGCCGGACCCGGGGACCCGGGGCCCgaccgcgggcgggcggggaggatTCTGCGCCGCTCGGGAAGGGAGAGGCGGCTGCAG GAAGGAAACGCCACAGCCCTGTGAAGCACCAGCAGAAACCACAGAGACTGCATGTGGCCTACGAGGCCTTGGATGGTGAGAAAGGTGAGGGGTCCGAGCCCTTCAAGGTGCCCACCTGGGAGCCCCAggactggcagcagcagctggtCAACATTCGTACCATGAGGAGCAAGAAGGATGCACCTGTAGACCAGCTGGGGGCTGAGCACTGCTATGATGCCAGCGCCCCCCCAAAG CAGGTGCGGAGGTACCAGGTGCTGCTGTCGCTGATGCTCTCCAGCCAGACCAAAGACCAGGTGACGGCAGGCGCCATGCAGCGGCTGCGGGCCCGGGGCCTGACGGTAGACAGCATCCTGCAGACCGATGACAGCACGCTGGGCAAGCTCATCTACCCCGTAGGCTTCTGGAGG AACAAAGTGAAGTACATCAAGCAGACCAGTGCCATCCTGCAGCAGCGCTATGGCGGGGACATCCCGGCCTCTGTGCCAGAGCTGGTGGCGCTGCCCGGTGTTGGGCCCAAGATGGCGCACTTGGCTATGGCTGTGGCCTGGGGCACCGTGTCAGGCATCG CGGTggacacacacgtgcacagaatCACCAACCGACTTCGGTGGACCAAGAAGCCAACCAAGTCCCCAGAGGAGACCCGAGTCGCCCTGGAGGAGTGGCTGCCCAG GGAGCTGTGGAGCGAGATCAACGGCCTGTTGGTGGGCTTTGGCCAGCAGACCTGCCTGCCTGTGCACCCTCGCTGCCAGGCCTGCCTCAACCAGTCCCTGTGCCCGGCCGCCCGGGGCCTCTGA
- the NPW gene encoding neuropeptide W → MVPDCLPGGSTAAGGGGQEAAAPPGELKTSSGGAHSGPLLTSSLPRSGSPTPLFRAHPDPAEPVPGPPRRAAVDVSALAQGPGVRGAPASRPLLALLLLPLLLPPAGAWYKHVASPRYHTVGRAAGLLMGLRRSPYLWRRALPAAAGPLAWDALSAGPAARDALLLLPSGPQEPWDTRRGSSPAGLPVRAPRSPRALEPKPRLRPHSWTFAERARAFGDTSPAHPWPLQQTAFAGHAWPLGRPESFPYPPRPRA, encoded by the exons ATGGTCCCGGACTGCCTTCCTGGTGGTTCCACCGCTGCGGGAGGAGGCGGACAGGAAGCGGCGGCGCCCCCAGGGGAGCTCAAGACCAGCTCTGGCGGGGCCCACTCA GGACCACTGCTCACCTCCAGCCTCCCGCGCTCCGGCTCCCCGACGCCCCTATTCCGGGCGCACCCAGACCCAGCCGAGCCGGTTCCTGGCCCGCCCCGCCGGGCGGCCGTCGACGTGAGCGCCCTGGCGCAGGGCCCAGGGGTGCGGGGGGCTCCCGCGAGCCGGCCGCTGCTCGCGCTGCTGCTGCTCCCGCTCCTGCTGCCGCCTGCCGGCGCCTGGTACAAGCACGTGGCGAGCCCCCGCTACCACACGGTGGGCCGCGCCGCCGGCCTGCTCATGGGGCTGCGCCGCTCGCCCTACCTGTGGCGCCGCGCGCTGCCGGCGGCCGCCGGGCCCCTCGCCTGGGACGCCCTCTCCGCGGGGCCCGCCGCCCGTGATGCTCTCCTCCTGCTTCCCTCGGGGCCTCAGGAGCCATGGGACACGCGACGCGGGAGCTCCCCGGCTGGGCTCCCCGTCCGTGCGCCCCGGAGCCCGCGCGCCCTGGAACCGAAGCCGCGGCTGCGCCCCCACTCCTGGACCTTCGCAGAGCGGGCCAG AGCCTTCGGAGACACATCTCCCGCCCACCCGTGGCCCCTGCAGCAAACCGCCTTCGCCGGCCACGCCTGGCCGCTGGGTCGCCCTGAGAGCTTCCCTTACCCGCCGCGCCCCCGCGCCTGA
- the NHERF2 gene encoding Na(+)/H(+) exchange regulatory cofactor NHE-RF2 isoform X1, whose protein sequence is MGNCLGWLGLSHGYQVVQRIRAVEGRTQLLVVDKDTDEELRRRQLTCTEEMAQLGLPPAQDPWEPKPDWARAGSLGSDAGKKDVNGSPRELRPRLCHLRKGPQGYGFNLHSDKSRPGQYIRSVDPGSPAAHSGLRAQDRLIEVNGQNVEGLRHAEVVASIKAREDEARLLVVDPETDEHFKRLRVTPTSEHVEGPLPSPVTNGTSPAQLNGGSACSSRSDLPGSDKDTEDGSAWKRDPFQESGLHLSPTAAEAKEKARATRVNKRAPQMDWNRKREIFSNF, encoded by the exons ATGGGGAATTGTCTTGGCTGGCTGGGCCTGAGCCATGGGTACCAG gtgGTGCAGAGGATCAGGGCTGTGGAGGGGCGCACACAGCTGCTGGTGGTGGACAAGGACACCGATGAGGAGCTGCGCCGGCGGCAGCTGACCTGCACCGAGGAGATGGCCCAGCTGGGGCTCCCGCCGGCCCAGGACCCCTGGGAGCCCAAGCCGGACTGGGCACGTGCGGGCAGTCTGGGCTCCGATGCTGGCAAGAAG gatgtcaatgGGTCCCCAAGGGAGCTGCGCCCTCGGCTCTGCCATCTGCGGAAGGGACCTCAGGGCTACGGGTTCAACCTGCACAGTGACAAGTCCCGGCCCGGCCAGTACATCCGCTCTGTGGACCCAGGCTCCCCTGCGGCCCACTCTGGCCTCCGTGCCCAGGACCGGCTTATCGAG GTGAACGGGCAGAACGTGGAGGGGCTGCGCCACGCCGAGGTGGTTGCCAGCATCAAGGCGCGGGAGGATGAGGCCCGGCTGCTGGTGGTGGACCCCGAGACAGACGAGCACTTCAAGCGGCTCCGGGTCACACCCACCTCGGAGCACGTGGAAG GTCCACTGCCGTCACCAGTCACCAACGGGACCAGCCCTGCCCAG CTCAACGGGGGCTCAGCGTGCTCATCCCGAAGTGACCTGCCTGGCTCAGACAAGGACACTGAG GATGGCAGTGCCTGGAAGCGAGACCCCTTCCAGGAGAGCGGCCTCCACCTGAGCCCCACGGCGGCCGAGGCCAAGGAGAAGGCTCGAGCCACACGCGTCAACAAGCGGGCGCCGCAGATGGACTGGAACCGCAAGCGTGAGATCTTCAGCAACTTCTGA
- the NTHL1 gene encoding endonuclease III-like protein 1 isoform X1 yields MCSPQESGMNAMSTRMVTRSRTRGPGARPRAGGEDSAPLGKGEAAAEGRKRHSPVKHQQKPQRLHVAYEALDGEKGEGSEPFKVPTWEPQDWQQQLVNIRTMRSKKDAPVDQLGAEHCYDASAPPKQVRRYQVLLSLMLSSQTKDQVTAGAMQRLRARGLTVDSILQTDDSTLGKLIYPVGFWRNKVKYIKQTSAILQQRYGGDIPASVPELVALPGVGPKMAHLAMAVAWGTVSGIAVDTHVHRITNRLRWTKKPTKSPEETRVALEEWLPRELWSEINGLLVGFGQQTCLPVHPRCQACLNQSLCPAARGL; encoded by the exons ATGTGTAGTCCGCAGGAGTCCGGCATGAACGCTATGAGCACGAGGATGGTGACCAGAAGCCGGACCCGGGGACCCGGGGCCCgaccgcgggcgggcggggaggatTCTGCGCCGCTCGGGAAGGGAGAGGCGGCTGCAG AAGGAAGGAAACGCCACAGCCCTGTGAAGCACCAGCAGAAACCACAGAGACTGCATGTGGCCTACGAGGCCTTGGATGGTGAGAAAGGTGAGGGGTCCGAGCCCTTCAAGGTGCCCACCTGGGAGCCCCAggactggcagcagcagctggtCAACATTCGTACCATGAGGAGCAAGAAGGATGCACCTGTAGACCAGCTGGGGGCTGAGCACTGCTATGATGCCAGCGCCCCCCCAAAG CAGGTGCGGAGGTACCAGGTGCTGCTGTCGCTGATGCTCTCCAGCCAGACCAAAGACCAGGTGACGGCAGGCGCCATGCAGCGGCTGCGGGCCCGGGGCCTGACGGTAGACAGCATCCTGCAGACCGATGACAGCACGCTGGGCAAGCTCATCTACCCCGTAGGCTTCTGGAGG AACAAAGTGAAGTACATCAAGCAGACCAGTGCCATCCTGCAGCAGCGCTATGGCGGGGACATCCCGGCCTCTGTGCCAGAGCTGGTGGCGCTGCCCGGTGTTGGGCCCAAGATGGCGCACTTGGCTATGGCTGTGGCCTGGGGCACCGTGTCAGGCATCG CGGTggacacacacgtgcacagaatCACCAACCGACTTCGGTGGACCAAGAAGCCAACCAAGTCCCCAGAGGAGACCCGAGTCGCCCTGGAGGAGTGGCTGCCCAG GGAGCTGTGGAGCGAGATCAACGGCCTGTTGGTGGGCTTTGGCCAGCAGACCTGCCTGCCTGTGCACCCTCGCTGCCAGGCCTGCCTCAACCAGTCCCTGTGCCCGGCCGCCCGGGGCCTCTGA
- the NTHL1 gene encoding endonuclease III-like protein 1 isoform X4: protein MCSPQESGMNAMSTRMVTRSRTRGPGARPRAGGEDSAPLGKGEAAAEGRKRHSPVKHQQKPQRLHVAYEALDGEKGEGSEPFKVPTWEPQDWQQQLVNIRTMRSKKDAPVDQLGAEHCYDASAPPKQVRRYQVLLSLMLSSQTKDQVTAGAMQRLRARGLTVDSILQTDDSTLGKLIYPVGFWRQRYGGDIPASVPELVALPGVGPKMAHLAMAVAWGTVSGIAVDTHVHRITNRLRWTKKPTKSPEETRVALEEWLPRELWSEINGLLVGFGQQTCLPVHPRCQACLNQSLCPAARGL from the exons ATGTGTAGTCCGCAGGAGTCCGGCATGAACGCTATGAGCACGAGGATGGTGACCAGAAGCCGGACCCGGGGACCCGGGGCCCgaccgcgggcgggcggggaggatTCTGCGCCGCTCGGGAAGGGAGAGGCGGCTGCAG AAGGAAGGAAACGCCACAGCCCTGTGAAGCACCAGCAGAAACCACAGAGACTGCATGTGGCCTACGAGGCCTTGGATGGTGAGAAAGGTGAGGGGTCCGAGCCCTTCAAGGTGCCCACCTGGGAGCCCCAggactggcagcagcagctggtCAACATTCGTACCATGAGGAGCAAGAAGGATGCACCTGTAGACCAGCTGGGGGCTGAGCACTGCTATGATGCCAGCGCCCCCCCAAAG CAGGTGCGGAGGTACCAGGTGCTGCTGTCGCTGATGCTCTCCAGCCAGACCAAAGACCAGGTGACGGCAGGCGCCATGCAGCGGCTGCGGGCCCGGGGCCTGACGGTAGACAGCATCCTGCAGACCGATGACAGCACGCTGGGCAAGCTCATCTACCCCGTAGGCTTCTGGAGG CAGCGCTATGGCGGGGACATCCCGGCCTCTGTGCCAGAGCTGGTGGCGCTGCCCGGTGTTGGGCCCAAGATGGCGCACTTGGCTATGGCTGTGGCCTGGGGCACCGTGTCAGGCATCG CGGTggacacacacgtgcacagaatCACCAACCGACTTCGGTGGACCAAGAAGCCAACCAAGTCCCCAGAGGAGACCCGAGTCGCCCTGGAGGAGTGGCTGCCCAG GGAGCTGTGGAGCGAGATCAACGGCCTGTTGGTGGGCTTTGGCCAGCAGACCTGCCTGCCTGTGCACCCTCGCTGCCAGGCCTGCCTCAACCAGTCCCTGTGCCCGGCCGCCCGGGGCCTCTGA
- the NHERF2 gene encoding Na(+)/H(+) exchange regulatory cofactor NHE-RF2 isoform X2 has protein sequence MARSGSATPPAPAPGAPPRSLPQRLLQDVNGSPRELRPRLCHLRKGPQGYGFNLHSDKSRPGQYIRSVDPGSPAAHSGLRAQDRLIEVNGQNVEGLRHAEVVASIKAREDEARLLVVDPETDEHFKRLRVTPTSEHVEGPLPSPVTNGTSPAQLNGGSACSSRSDLPGSDKDTEDGSAWKRDPFQESGLHLSPTAAEAKEKARATRVNKRAPQMDWNRKREIFSNF, from the exons ATGGCCCGCTCTGGGAGCGCCACACCGCCTGCCCCGGCCCCAGGAGCCCCTCCACGGAGCCTGCCCCAGCGGCTTCTGCAG gatgtcaatgGGTCCCCAAGGGAGCTGCGCCCTCGGCTCTGCCATCTGCGGAAGGGACCTCAGGGCTACGGGTTCAACCTGCACAGTGACAAGTCCCGGCCCGGCCAGTACATCCGCTCTGTGGACCCAGGCTCCCCTGCGGCCCACTCTGGCCTCCGTGCCCAGGACCGGCTTATCGAG GTGAACGGGCAGAACGTGGAGGGGCTGCGCCACGCCGAGGTGGTTGCCAGCATCAAGGCGCGGGAGGATGAGGCCCGGCTGCTGGTGGTGGACCCCGAGACAGACGAGCACTTCAAGCGGCTCCGGGTCACACCCACCTCGGAGCACGTGGAAG GTCCACTGCCGTCACCAGTCACCAACGGGACCAGCCCTGCCCAG CTCAACGGGGGCTCAGCGTGCTCATCCCGAAGTGACCTGCCTGGCTCAGACAAGGACACTGAG GATGGCAGTGCCTGGAAGCGAGACCCCTTCCAGGAGAGCGGCCTCCACCTGAGCCCCACGGCGGCCGAGGCCAAGGAGAAGGCTCGAGCCACACGCGTCAACAAGCGGGCGCCGCAGATGGACTGGAACCGCAAGCGTGAGATCTTCAGCAACTTCTGA